The proteins below come from a single Aegilops tauschii subsp. strangulata cultivar AL8/78 chromosome 6, Aet v6.0, whole genome shotgun sequence genomic window:
- the LOC109772336 gene encoding cation transporter HKT1;3, which translates to MMTRSPEPAAEQKASSSFGNLLSIFLRVSSSEPKPPRRSFDAEGVVGLGIVAAMSRACLTAQPIAIGAAARRRAREEDELSESYTCVITHMAAGAGEGGSMRKRVYFGFGDGGDGWFVEAAEEAPARADDFLSRCCLCNKRLDGLDIYMYRGEKAFCSSECRCHQMLMDDHAEKCGSEALRASSYSASPCSAPMSFSPSVAAAYVTKFEIQDRSESNIPQNEFYMSRVHFWYIGNSKRMNNSLVVYLKSLQTFCAFASTKFSSFAKSAWQSMKYSCRFICQTNPLFIQVTYFTLISFAGYEALKVLNSQDKSNTLKNLDVLFTSVSASTVSSMATVEMEEFSSKQLWVLAILMLIGSEVFTSVLGLHFMRAKFNKENSLNTRDHISHIDIESINVANFDPNTSHGTKDAVSFSEIRLANKQHVDPKTTVLLGTAVTVYLLITNLGSSLLIYLYLKLVPDAQEVLKRKGVGLFLFSVFTAISSVANCGFTPVNENMVIFQKNSGLLLLIIPQMLVGNTLFAPCLRFMVWSLQKITGKQEWCYILEHANAIGYRHLMSTRKCACLILTVVGFIILQTILFCALEWSSEALQEMSSYQKIVGALFQSTNARHAGETIVDLSSISSAIIVLYIVMMYLPGYTSIFTNYDDRYSKDEKRYNRKGLLEDWILSQLSYLAIFVMLICITEREALTTDPLNFNVFSLLFEIVSAYGNVGFSMGYSCKRLLKQDLHCKDASYGFVGKWSDEGKMILIIVMVFGRLKGYNLKGGKAWKLR; encoded by the exons ATGATGACGAGGTCTCCAGAGCCGGCAGCCGAGCAGAAGGCCTCGTCGTCCTTCGGCAACCTGCTCTCCATCTTCCTCCGGGTCAGCTCGTCCGAGCCCAAGCCGCCGAGGCGGAGCTTCGACGCCGAGGGCGTCGTCGGGCTCGGCATCGTCGCGGCCATGAGCCGCGCGTGCCTCACCGCCCAGCCGATAGCGATCGGCGCTGCCGCACGCCGCCGCGCGCGCGAGGAGGACGAGCTCTCGGAGAGCTACACGTGCGTCATCACGCAcatggccgccggcgccggcgagggCGGCAGCATGCGCAAGCGCGTCTACTTCGGGTTCGGCGACGGCGGGGACGGCTGGTTCGTGGAAGCCGCTGAGGAGGCGCCGGCGAGGGCGGACGACTTCTTGAGCCGATGCTGCCTCTGCAACAAGAGGCTTGATGGGCTCGACATCTACATGTATAG GGGGGAGAAAGCCTTCTGCAGCTCCGAGTGCCGATGCCACCAGATGCTCATGGACGACCACGCTGAAAAGTGCGGATCAGAAGCCCTCAGAGCCAGCAGCTACTCGGCCTCGCCGTGCTCTGCGCCGATGTCCTTCTCCCCAAGCGTCGCGGCGGCCTA CGTTACAAAATTTGAAATCCAAGATAGATCTGAGTCAAATATTCCTCAGAATGAATTCTACATGTCGAGGGTTCATTTCTGGTACATAGGGAACTCA AAAAGAATGAATAATTCTCTTGTAGTATACCTAAAAAGTCTTCAAACTTTCTGTGCATTTGCATCCACCAAATTCTCTTCTTTTGCCAAATCTGCATGGCAATCTATGAAATACTCCTGCCGGTTCATCTGCCAAACTAACCCGCTCTTTATCCAAGTCACCTATTTCACCTTGATCTCATTTGCTGGATATGAAGCTCTGAAGGTTCTTAACTCTCAAGATAAGTCAAATACTCTGAAAAACTTAGACGTGTTGTTTACTTCTGTATCTGCATCAACTGTCTCAAGCATGGCTACTGTTGAAATGGAGGAATTCTCAAGCAAACAACTCTGGGTTTTGGCAATTTTAATGCTGATTGGCAGTGAGGTGTTCACTTCAGTACTTGGTCTTCACTTCATGAGGGCTAAATTCAATAAAGAAAATTCACTCAACACAAGGGACCACATATCTCATATTGATATTGAATCTATTAATGTTGCAAACTTTGATCCCAACACTAGCCATGGCACAAAAGATGCAGTTTCATTTTCTGAAATCCGCCTGGCAAACAAACAACATGTTGATCCCAAGACAACTGTACTTTTAGGTACTGCAGTGACGGTCTATCTTCTAATAACAAACTTAGGGAGCTCCTTACTTATTTACCTCTACCTTAAGTTAGTACCAGATGCACAAGAAGTTCTGAAGAGAAAAGGGGTTGGGCTCTTTTTATTTTCTGTATTTACAGCTATATCCTCGGTTGCAAACTGTGGCTTCACTCCAGTAAACGAGAATATGGTTATCTTCCAGAAGAACTCCGGTCTGCTATTGCTAATTATTCCTCAGATGCTAGTAGGAAATACATTATTTGCACCATGCTTGAGATTCATGGTGTGGTCACTCCAGAAGATTACCGGGAAACAAGAATGGTGTTACATTCTTGAGCATGCAAACGCCATCGGATACAGGCATCTTATGAGTACAAGAAAGTGTGCTTGCTTAATTTTAACTGTTGTGGGCTTCATAATTCTGCAAACCATATTGTTTTGCGCTTTGGAATGGAGCTCCGAGGCTTTGCAGGAAATGAGCAGCTATCAAAAGATAGTAGGTGCTCTTTTTCAGTCAACCAATGCAAGGCATGCTGGTGAAACTATTGTGGATCTGTCAAGCATCTCTTCGGCAATAATAGTCCTATACATCGTCATGAT GTACCTTCCTGGCTACACATCAATTTTCACCAATTATGATGATCGGTATTCTAAGGATGAGAAGAGATACAACAGAAAAGGGCTATTGGAGGACTGGATCTTGTCCCAGCTGTCTTATTTGGCTATCTTTGTCATGCTAATTTGCATCACTGAGCGAGAAGCACTGACCACAGATCCACTTAATTTCAATGTTTTCAGCTTACTGTTTGAAATTGTAAG TGCATATGGAAACGTGGGCTTCTCGATGGGTTACAGCTGCAAGAGGTTACTGAAACAAGACCTACACTGCAAGGATGCTTCATATGGGTTTGTTGGGAAATGGAGCGATGAGGGGAAAATGATTCTGATCATAGTCATGGTCTTCGGGAGGCTTAAGGGGTACAATTTGAAGGGGGGAAAAGCATGGAAACTTAGATAG